In one Fodinicola acaciae genomic region, the following are encoded:
- a CDS encoding type 1 glutamine amidotransferase domain-containing protein, which yields MSTTLTGKKIAFLVAPEGAEQVELTEPWKAVEEASGSPALVSTSDGEVQAFNHLDKGDRFPVDQVVSKTTADDFDALVLPGGVANPDFLRTDEDAVAFVRGFFDQKKPVAVICHGPWTLIEADVVRGRTLTSWPSLRTDLRNAGATWVDHEVVTDGFLVSSRKPDDLPAFCGHLVELFAARQ from the coding sequence GTGTCGACAACCCTGACTGGCAAGAAGATCGCGTTTCTGGTGGCGCCGGAAGGCGCTGAGCAGGTCGAGCTGACAGAGCCGTGGAAGGCGGTCGAGGAAGCGAGCGGCTCACCGGCGCTGGTGTCCACATCGGACGGTGAGGTGCAGGCCTTCAACCATCTGGACAAAGGTGACAGGTTTCCGGTCGACCAGGTGGTGTCCAAGACGACCGCCGACGACTTCGACGCGCTGGTGTTGCCCGGCGGAGTGGCCAATCCCGACTTCCTGCGCACCGACGAGGACGCCGTCGCGTTCGTGCGCGGGTTCTTCGACCAGAAAAAGCCGGTCGCGGTGATCTGTCATGGTCCGTGGACGCTGATCGAGGCCGATGTCGTACGCGGCCGTACGCTCACGTCGTGGCCAAGCCTGCGAACCGACCTGCGTAACGCCGGCGCCACCTGGGTCGACCACGAGGTGGTGACCGACGGATTCCTGGTCAGCAGCCGCAAACCCGACGACCTGCCGGCGTTCTGCGGACATCTCGTCGAGCTTTTCGCGGCCAGACAGTGA
- a CDS encoding endonuclease has translation MAASDKTVHRLLEVAGRTYAQEAGIRLKDTPASLYQLLVLATLLSARINAKIAVAAAAELRRGGFTTPQRMRDASWQEIVDALGRAHYRRYDESTATALRDGAQLLIDRYHGDLRQLRGKNDMCRRLREIPRIGPAGVDIFCREVQAIWPELRPYFDGKALDSAKRVGLPMDPGKLADLVGDDQVADLAAALVRATIDKDVREELAA, from the coding sequence ATGGCTGCATCGGACAAGACGGTCCATCGCCTGCTCGAGGTCGCCGGCCGCACGTACGCGCAGGAGGCCGGCATCCGGCTCAAGGACACGCCGGCCTCGCTCTATCAGCTGCTCGTGCTGGCGACGCTGTTGTCGGCCAGGATCAACGCCAAGATCGCCGTCGCGGCCGCGGCGGAGCTGCGCCGCGGCGGTTTCACCACACCGCAACGGATGCGCGATGCGAGTTGGCAGGAGATCGTCGACGCGCTCGGACGCGCCCACTACCGGCGTTACGACGAGAGCACGGCGACCGCGCTTCGCGACGGCGCGCAGCTGTTGATCGACCGCTATCACGGGGATTTGCGCCAGCTGCGCGGGAAAAACGACATGTGCCGGCGGCTGCGGGAGATCCCGCGGATCGGCCCGGCCGGAGTGGACATCTTCTGCCGCGAGGTGCAGGCGATCTGGCCGGAGCTGCGGCCGTATTTCGACGGCAAGGCGCTCGACAGCGCCAAGCGCGTCGGTCTGCCGATGGATCCGGGGAAACTCGCCGACCTGGTTGGCGACGACCAGGTGGCCGACCTGGCCGCGGCGCTGGTACGCGCCACGATCGACAAGGACGTACGCGAGGAATTGGCTGCTTGA
- a CDS encoding type II toxin-antitoxin system RelE/ParE family toxin, translated as MPQQAWSDKRERQYEHIKDSQKDRGASESRAEEIAARTVNKNRAQSGESRQASKTSTQDVSPQHRGGKRSGRREGPGGPTRDQLYNEAKKKNIKGRSNMTKKELQRALGR; from the coding sequence ATGCCGCAGCAGGCGTGGAGCGACAAACGAGAGCGGCAATACGAGCACATCAAGGACTCGCAGAAGGACCGCGGCGCGAGCGAGAGCCGCGCGGAGGAGATCGCGGCGCGTACGGTCAACAAGAACCGCGCGCAGAGCGGAGAGTCGCGCCAGGCAAGCAAAACTTCGACGCAGGACGTGTCGCCACAGCACCGCGGTGGCAAGCGGTCCGGCCGACGAGAGGGGCCCGGCGGGCCGACCCGTGACCAGCTTTACAACGAGGCGAAGAAAAAGAACATCAAGGGCCGCTCCAACATGACCAAGAAGGAGCTGCAGCGGGCGCTGGGTCGCTGA
- a CDS encoding Ku protein, with translation MPRPIWSGSISFGLVTIPVALFTATEDHTVHFHQYERDSTDRIRYQRVNERTGQEVDYADIVKGREVGGRLVQLEQQELDDIAPGRSRSLEIDTFVDLADIDPIYFQKTYWLAPAGEDSERPYFLLLEAMSRTGKAGVALFVMRGKQYLTVIRPDRDVLALDTLFFADEIRDPADVVENAPKKRGGKDLDMAERLVESMSGEWKPEDFRDTYTEKVNALIRDKAKGRKAKVADEPPEPTEAVDLLEALRASVTRRKKKSATAAVSKKELMETAKELDIPGRSKMSREELEKAVRKAS, from the coding sequence ATGCCACGGCCGATCTGGAGCGGCTCGATCAGCTTCGGCCTGGTGACGATCCCGGTCGCGCTTTTCACCGCGACCGAGGACCACACCGTGCATTTCCACCAGTACGAACGGGACAGCACGGACCGGATCCGCTATCAGCGGGTCAACGAGCGTACCGGCCAGGAGGTCGACTACGCCGACATCGTGAAGGGCCGCGAGGTCGGTGGCAGGCTCGTCCAACTGGAGCAGCAGGAACTGGACGACATCGCTCCTGGCCGGTCCCGTTCGTTGGAGATCGACACCTTCGTGGACCTGGCCGACATCGACCCGATCTACTTCCAGAAGACCTACTGGCTGGCGCCGGCCGGCGAGGACAGCGAGCGGCCGTATTTCCTGCTGCTGGAGGCGATGAGCCGCACCGGAAAGGCCGGCGTCGCGCTGTTTGTCATGCGCGGCAAGCAGTATCTGACGGTCATCCGGCCGGACCGTGACGTACTCGCGCTGGACACGCTGTTTTTCGCCGACGAGATACGGGATCCGGCCGATGTCGTGGAGAACGCGCCAAAGAAGCGCGGCGGCAAGGACCTGGACATGGCCGAGCGGCTGGTCGAGTCGATGAGCGGCGAGTGGAAACCGGAGGACTTCCGGGACACCTACACCGAAAAGGTCAACGCGCTGATCCGCGACAAGGCCAAGGGCCGCAAGGCGAAAGTGGCCGACGAGCCGCCCGAGCCGACCGAAGCCGTGGACCTGTTGGAAGCGCTGCGCGCGAGTGTCACGCGGCGCAAGAAAAAGAGCGCGACGGCGGCGGTGTCCAAGAAGGAGCTGATGGAGACCGCCAAGGAACTCGACATTCCCGGCCGGTCGAAGATGTCCCGCGAGGAGCTGGAAAAGGCGGTCAGGAAGGCCTCCTGA
- a CDS encoding TIGR03557 family F420-dependent LLM class oxidoreductase: protein MSRYGYTLMTEQSGPRELVRYAAGAEKAGFDFAVMSDHYFPWLATQGHAPYAWSTLGAVSQVTSRIDLMTYVTCPIMRYHPAVVAQKAATVQLLSDGRFTLGIGAGENLNEHVVGRGWPPVNTRHEMLGEAIDIITRLLGGDDVTYRGRHFNVDSARLWDRPDGGVPIATAVSGEQSIRLFAPKSDAMIAVEPTAELAETWDAVSGRTADRKIGQLPICWDRDRDKAIARAHDQFRWFAGGWKVNAELPGPAGFAGATQFVRPEDVADNIPCGPDTDAIVEAVSAFADAGFTDVAVVQIGDESQLDFLSYAESELLPALRG, encoded by the coding sequence ATGAGCCGATACGGCTACACGCTGATGACCGAGCAGTCCGGACCGCGAGAGCTGGTCCGCTATGCCGCTGGCGCGGAGAAGGCCGGCTTCGACTTCGCGGTCATGAGCGACCACTATTTCCCTTGGCTGGCAACACAAGGACACGCGCCGTACGCGTGGAGCACGCTCGGCGCGGTCAGCCAGGTCACCAGCCGGATCGACCTGATGACGTATGTGACCTGTCCGATCATGCGCTATCACCCGGCGGTCGTCGCGCAGAAAGCCGCGACCGTGCAGCTGCTGTCCGACGGCCGTTTCACTCTCGGCATCGGCGCCGGAGAAAACCTGAACGAGCACGTCGTCGGACGCGGTTGGCCGCCGGTCAACACGCGCCACGAGATGCTCGGCGAGGCGATCGACATCATCACCAGGTTGCTCGGCGGAGACGACGTCACCTATCGCGGACGGCATTTCAACGTCGACTCCGCGCGGCTCTGGGACCGGCCCGACGGCGGCGTACCGATCGCCACGGCTGTCTCCGGTGAGCAGTCGATCCGGCTGTTCGCACCGAAGTCCGACGCCATGATCGCGGTCGAGCCAACCGCTGAGCTGGCCGAGACGTGGGACGCGGTGTCCGGCCGTACGGCCGACCGGAAGATCGGCCAGCTGCCGATCTGCTGGGACCGCGACCGGGACAAGGCGATCGCGCGAGCGCACGACCAGTTCCGCTGGTTCGCCGGCGGCTGGAAGGTCAACGCCGAGTTGCCGGGACCGGCCGGTTTCGCCGGCGCGACGCAGTTCGTACGTCCCGAGGACGTCGCCGACAACATTCCCTGCGGACCAGACACCGACGCCATCGTCGAGGCCGTTTCCGCATTCGCGGACGCCGGGTTCACCGATGTCGCGGTCGTACAGATCGGTGACGAGAGCCAGCTCGACTTCCTGTCCTACGCCGAGTCCGAGCTGCTGCCGGCACTTCGTGGCTGA
- a CDS encoding DUF3040 domain-containing protein, which produces MSSLYDWRRLREIERDLQQSDPVWVARFHRMAARSDVAWHGRTEIRIMLLGLALLVTLFGGIAGNLFFVILGLAGAAAVGALWVADRRRRREPF; this is translated from the coding sequence ATGTCCAGTCTCTACGATTGGCGCCGGCTCCGCGAGATCGAGCGCGACCTGCAGCAGAGCGACCCGGTCTGGGTGGCCAGGTTTCACCGGATGGCAGCGAGATCCGATGTCGCCTGGCACGGCCGTACGGAGATCCGCATCATGTTGCTCGGCCTCGCACTGCTGGTCACCCTGTTCGGCGGCATCGCCGGCAACCTTTTCTTCGTGATCCTCGGGCTGGCCGGCGCGGCCGCGGTCGGCGCACTGTGGGTCGCGGACCGCCGGCGGCGCCGCGAACCATTTTGA
- a CDS encoding SRPBCC family protein, whose protein sequence is MSTVQESFDVEVPIREAYDQWTQFETFPAFMQGVKSVTQVDDTHLHWDVSIVGQKREFDTVITEQHPDERIAWKSTGGDVQHAGVVTFHRLNDDQTRITVQLEWEPSTVAEKVGSAVQADTIQIKTDATRFKEFVEARGRATGGWRGDVPRPAG, encoded by the coding sequence GTGAGTACGGTTCAGGAGTCGTTCGACGTCGAGGTGCCGATCCGCGAGGCGTACGACCAGTGGACGCAGTTCGAGACCTTCCCGGCGTTCATGCAGGGGGTCAAGTCGGTCACCCAGGTCGACGACACGCATCTGCACTGGGACGTCTCGATCGTCGGCCAGAAACGCGAGTTTGACACGGTCATCACCGAGCAGCATCCGGACGAGCGGATCGCCTGGAAGAGCACCGGCGGCGACGTCCAGCACGCCGGTGTGGTGACCTTCCACCGGCTCAACGACGACCAGACCAGGATCACCGTCCAGCTGGAGTGGGAACCTTCGACTGTCGCCGAGAAGGTCGGCAGTGCCGTACAGGCCGACACGATCCAGATCAAGACCGACGCGACCCGGTTCAAGGAGTTCGTGGAGGCGCGCGGCCGGGCCACCGGCGGCTGGCGAGGTGACGTGCCGCGGCCGGCCGGCTGA
- a CDS encoding PP2C family protein-serine/threonine phosphatase: MPEVLSPGAGGRLQQIQSVMEAGLTRLPAEQLVVELLERVREALAADTVTILEVEAGSSYLVATVSRGLEEEVEQAARVPVGAGFAGRVAAERRSVMLERVTSTNVVNPALIAAGIRSVLGVPLLAENSMLGVLHVGTRKERAFSKDDADLLQMVADRIALVLRTEQARDDSKAARALQRSLMPGRLPQVVGLELAARYVPGADEAVGGDWYDVFTLESGRFCAVMGDVAGHGLPAAVVMGRLRSALRAYALEYDDPAEVLERLDAKARHFEAGAMATVLYAVFEPDLSEVRISLAGHLPPVLAAAGEPAVSLTDVPVDPPVGVHARRRRRATKLAMPSDAVLCLFTDGLVERRGEDIDRGLGQLVRTVHVERADALCATIMATMVGHEVAQDDIALLVLRRHGAAS; this comes from the coding sequence GTGCCGGAGGTCCTGTCGCCGGGAGCCGGTGGCCGGCTCCAGCAGATCCAGTCCGTGATGGAGGCTGGCCTGACCCGGCTGCCCGCCGAGCAGCTCGTGGTCGAGTTGCTGGAGCGCGTACGCGAGGCGCTGGCCGCCGACACGGTGACCATCCTTGAGGTCGAGGCCGGGTCCAGCTATCTGGTGGCGACGGTCTCCAGGGGCCTTGAGGAAGAGGTCGAGCAGGCGGCCCGGGTGCCGGTCGGCGCCGGCTTCGCCGGCCGGGTCGCCGCCGAGCGGCGGTCGGTCATGCTTGAGCGGGTGACCAGCACGAACGTGGTCAACCCGGCGCTGATCGCGGCCGGCATCCGCTCGGTGCTCGGCGTGCCGCTGCTGGCCGAGAACAGCATGCTCGGCGTGCTGCACGTCGGCACCCGCAAGGAGCGCGCGTTCAGCAAGGACGACGCCGACCTTCTGCAGATGGTCGCCGACCGGATCGCGCTGGTGCTTCGTACGGAGCAGGCGCGCGACGACAGCAAGGCGGCGCGGGCCCTGCAGCGCAGCCTGATGCCGGGCCGGTTGCCGCAGGTGGTCGGGCTGGAGCTGGCGGCACGCTATGTGCCCGGCGCCGACGAGGCGGTCGGCGGCGACTGGTATGACGTGTTCACCCTGGAGTCCGGCCGGTTCTGCGCGGTGATGGGAGACGTGGCCGGTCACGGCCTGCCGGCGGCGGTGGTGATGGGCCGGCTGCGCAGCGCTCTGCGCGCGTACGCGCTGGAATACGACGACCCCGCCGAGGTGCTCGAGCGGCTGGACGCGAAGGCGCGCCACTTCGAGGCCGGCGCGATGGCGACCGTCCTCTACGCGGTGTTCGAGCCGGACCTGAGCGAGGTGCGGATCTCGCTCGCCGGCCACCTGCCGCCGGTCCTGGCCGCTGCCGGCGAGCCCGCGGTGTCCTTGACTGACGTACCGGTGGATCCGCCGGTCGGCGTACACGCGCGACGGCGGCGCCGGGCGACCAAGCTCGCGATGCCGTCGGACGCGGTGCTGTGCCTGTTCACCGACGGACTGGTCGAGCGGCGCGGCGAGGACATCGACCGTGGCCTCGGACAGCTGGTGCGCACCGTGCACGTCGAGCGCGCCGACGCGCTCTGCGCGACAATCATGGCGACCATGGTTGGTCACGAGGTGGCTCAGGACGACATCGCCCTGCTGGTTTTGCGCCGGCATGGGGCTGCTTCGTGA
- a CDS encoding STAS domain-containing protein, with the protein MRASNEVAIRVEQFGEATVLSVAGDMDMTTTPAVQAAVIKALDERPGTVVLDIDEVTFLGSDGIAVLVRCHQYAGSQVRFRVVALNPVSLRPMQLTGLIDVIPIYPTREEALGAD; encoded by the coding sequence GTGCGAGCTAGCAACGAGGTCGCCATCCGGGTGGAGCAGTTCGGCGAGGCAACCGTGCTCAGCGTCGCCGGCGACATGGACATGACCACCACCCCAGCGGTGCAGGCCGCGGTGATCAAGGCCCTCGACGAGCGTCCGGGCACGGTGGTGCTGGACATCGACGAGGTGACCTTCCTCGGGTCGGACGGCATCGCGGTGCTGGTCCGCTGCCATCAGTACGCCGGGTCGCAGGTGCGTTTCCGGGTGGTGGCGCTCAACCCGGTGAGCCTGCGGCCGATGCAGCTGACCGGCCTGATCGACGTCATCCCGATCTATCCGACCCGGGAGGAGGCTCTCGGCGCGGACTGA
- a CDS encoding ATP-binding protein, which yields MVSDLYHRVPALAGELPALRHELAAWSGSAGLSPQAAQVIVLASYEAMANVVDHAYRNVRGALELRAVCEPDGGSGAAVNITVTDFGRWRPLPADPGVRGRGLLLMRRLATRTDIDATERGTTVTLWWSADSLKTLSI from the coding sequence ATGGTCTCCGATCTCTACCACCGGGTGCCGGCCCTGGCCGGCGAGCTGCCGGCATTGCGGCACGAGCTGGCCGCCTGGTCCGGGTCGGCCGGGCTGAGTCCGCAGGCCGCGCAGGTGATCGTGCTGGCCAGCTACGAGGCGATGGCCAACGTCGTCGACCACGCGTATCGCAACGTGAGAGGTGCGCTGGAGCTGCGTGCGGTGTGCGAGCCGGACGGTGGGTCGGGCGCCGCGGTGAACATCACGGTGACCGACTTCGGCCGGTGGCGGCCGCTGCCGGCCGATCCCGGCGTACGCGGGCGCGGCCTGCTGTTGATGCGGCGGCTCGCCACGCGTACCGACATCGACGCGACCGAACGCGGCACCACCGTCACCCTGTGGTGGTCGGCGGACAGCCTGAAGACGCTGTCGATCTGA
- a CDS encoding SpoIIE family protein phosphatase yields the protein MTDEDDRDLRRLTELVAGQQAEIAKLRTAAGTDKVLHLACGVLVQQLHCTPAEASRQLLELANRSGVPPTELAADLVAQAAGVPVLSDTRTVSSDDVPEPEPAAPRTTTSGHDIADAVLDEVSRGTGAAGAILWRLSPDGALVLLGQSGLTSADLARFRHIPAPMDTLGQRVVRRREAIWLTEADAADVPLTGQWRGGRAVVPLIGPTLLGVLEVCWAEPIAEFPASLRRHLTSVAELCARTLDLRSGADRAWWPEALLDGVVDSGMFLHAVHDGDEVTDFQIDHVTELFADPAGRPASQLTGQRLAAVYPGLAVRPLFDQLVSVLRSGTAYRADHLRTVDILPTAAPGVVRLRVTRFLDGLVIALQAHDSTVKLGEMLGNVQRLGRIGGWEYQVADGRASWTGQTFMIFGVDPSDDPPTMDDLRRWIHPDDSPYLDAFLDLLLEQRQPASTTIRLVREDGTVRQLRASAEPVVTATGELVSVRGTFQDVSSHYHTEIALSATQDQLADTEDQMRQQARIALQLQRAILPPADHPLHLAGLEVVMRYQPPEEEHKVGGDWYDALELPGDRILITVGDVSGHGIHAATTMVAMRNGLRGLAVTGAAPAQLLSWLNAMLLQLYGGTAATAVCGLYDPGTRTMRWARAGHLPPLLVRDGEASMMRQPAGILLGVKPDAAYEEATVRLEPGDTLVMYTDGLVERRREILDDRLRQLIDTASRPVPDVEKFADELMLGADGSEDDTCVLVIKAG from the coding sequence GTGACCGACGAGGACGATCGTGACCTGCGCCGGCTGACCGAGCTGGTCGCCGGCCAGCAGGCCGAGATCGCCAAGCTGCGGACGGCCGCCGGCACCGACAAGGTCCTCCACCTGGCCTGCGGGGTCCTGGTCCAGCAGCTGCACTGCACGCCGGCCGAAGCCAGCCGGCAGTTGCTGGAGCTGGCCAATCGGTCCGGCGTGCCCCCGACCGAGCTGGCCGCCGACCTGGTGGCACAGGCCGCCGGCGTGCCGGTGCTCAGCGACACGCGCACGGTGAGCAGCGACGATGTCCCCGAGCCAGAGCCGGCGGCGCCGCGTACGACCACCTCCGGCCACGATATCGCCGACGCGGTGCTCGACGAGGTCAGCCGCGGCACCGGGGCGGCCGGCGCGATCCTCTGGCGGCTCAGCCCGGACGGCGCGCTGGTCCTGCTCGGCCAGTCCGGCCTGACCAGCGCCGACCTGGCGCGTTTCCGGCACATCCCGGCGCCGATGGACACGCTCGGCCAGCGGGTCGTCCGCCGCCGCGAGGCGATCTGGCTGACCGAGGCCGACGCCGCCGACGTGCCGCTGACCGGCCAGTGGCGCGGCGGCCGGGCGGTCGTGCCGCTGATCGGCCCCACGCTGCTCGGCGTGCTGGAGGTCTGCTGGGCCGAGCCGATCGCCGAGTTTCCGGCCAGCCTGCGACGGCATCTGACCAGCGTCGCCGAGCTCTGCGCGCGTACGCTCGACCTGCGCTCGGGCGCCGACCGGGCCTGGTGGCCGGAGGCGCTGCTGGACGGCGTGGTCGACTCCGGCATGTTCCTGCACGCCGTACACGACGGCGACGAGGTGACCGACTTCCAGATCGACCATGTCACCGAGCTGTTCGCCGACCCGGCCGGCCGACCGGCCAGCCAGCTCACCGGCCAGCGGCTCGCCGCCGTCTACCCCGGCCTGGCCGTACGGCCGCTGTTCGACCAGCTGGTGTCGGTGCTGCGGTCCGGCACCGCCTACCGCGCCGACCATCTGCGTACCGTCGACATCCTGCCCACCGCCGCGCCTGGAGTCGTACGGCTGCGCGTGACGCGGTTCCTCGACGGCCTGGTGATCGCGCTGCAGGCCCACGACAGCACGGTGAAGCTCGGAGAGATGCTCGGCAACGTACAGCGGCTCGGCCGGATCGGCGGCTGGGAATACCAGGTCGCCGACGGCCGGGCCAGCTGGACCGGCCAGACATTCATGATCTTCGGCGTCGACCCGTCCGACGACCCGCCGACCATGGACGACCTGCGGCGGTGGATCCATCCGGACGACTCGCCTTACCTGGACGCCTTCCTCGACCTGCTGCTGGAACAGCGGCAGCCGGCCTCGACCACCATCCGGCTGGTGCGCGAGGACGGCACCGTACGCCAGCTGCGTGCCTCCGCCGAGCCGGTGGTCACCGCGACCGGCGAGCTGGTGTCCGTACGCGGCACGTTCCAGGACGTGTCGTCGCACTACCACACCGAGATCGCGCTTTCGGCGACGCAGGACCAGCTGGCCGACACCGAGGACCAGATGCGCCAGCAGGCACGCATCGCGCTCCAACTGCAGCGTGCGATTCTGCCGCCGGCCGACCATCCGCTGCACCTGGCCGGCCTGGAAGTCGTCATGCGCTATCAGCCGCCGGAGGAGGAACACAAGGTCGGTGGCGACTGGTACGACGCGCTGGAGCTGCCCGGCGACCGAATCCTGATCACCGTCGGCGACGTGTCCGGCCACGGCATCCACGCGGCCACCACGATGGTCGCGATGCGCAACGGCCTGCGTGGCCTGGCCGTCACCGGAGCCGCGCCAGCGCAGCTGCTGTCCTGGCTCAACGCGATGCTGCTGCAGCTCTATGGCGGCACGGCGGCGACCGCTGTCTGCGGTCTCTACGACCCGGGCACGCGTACGATGCGCTGGGCCCGCGCCGGCCACCTGCCGCCGCTGCTCGTACGCGATGGCGAGGCCAGCATGATGCGCCAGCCGGCCGGCATCCTGCTCGGCGTCAAGCCGGACGCCGCGTACGAGGAGGCCACCGTGCGGTTGGAGCCGGGTGACACGCTGGTCATGTACACGGACGGCCTGGTGGAGCGGCGACGGGAGATCCTCGACGACCGGCTGCGGCAGCTGATCGACACCGCCAGCCGGCCGGTGCCGGACGTGGAGAAGTTCGCCGACGAGCTGATGCTCGGCGCGGACGGCAGCGAGGACGACACCTGCGTCCTGGTCATCAAGGCCGGCTAG